In one window of Streptomyces sp. NBC_01224 DNA:
- a CDS encoding HAD family hydrolase: MTFPYKLVATDLDGTLLRNNDTVSERTREALAAVTAAGAAHIIVTGRAVPWTRHILDDLGYEGLAVCGQGAQVYHAGERKLLTSLTLDRQLAGLALSKVEAEVGPLALAASRDGLDGEVLVGPGYRVQEGPLPAVFAEDPAELWSAPLNKVYIQHPDLDDDALAKAARSAVGNLVDVVMAGPGVVEILPLGLSKATGLSLAARRLGLKAADTLAFGDMPNDIPMFAWAQRGVAMANAHEDLKAVAQEITASNEDDGIAVVLERLL; this comes from the coding sequence GTGACCTTTCCGTACAAGCTCGTCGCGACCGATCTCGACGGCACTCTGCTGCGTAACAACGACACGGTCTCCGAGCGCACTCGTGAGGCACTGGCCGCGGTCACCGCGGCCGGTGCCGCGCACATCATCGTCACCGGTCGCGCTGTTCCGTGGACCCGGCACATCCTGGACGACCTGGGTTACGAGGGGCTCGCGGTCTGCGGCCAGGGCGCGCAGGTCTACCACGCGGGTGAGCGCAAGCTGCTGACCTCACTGACGCTGGACCGGCAGCTCGCCGGTCTCGCGCTGTCCAAGGTCGAGGCCGAGGTCGGCCCGTTGGCACTGGCGGCGAGCCGCGACGGGCTCGACGGCGAAGTGCTGGTCGGCCCCGGATACCGCGTACAGGAAGGGCCGCTTCCGGCTGTCTTCGCGGAGGACCCGGCCGAGTTGTGGTCGGCCCCCCTGAACAAGGTCTACATCCAGCATCCCGATCTCGACGACGACGCACTGGCGAAGGCCGCGCGATCGGCCGTCGGCAACCTGGTCGACGTGGTCATGGCCGGTCCTGGTGTGGTGGAAATCCTGCCGCTGGGGCTGAGCAAGGCGACCGGACTCTCGCTTGCCGCGCGCCGGCTGGGTCTGAAGGCCGCTGACACTCTGGCCTTCGGTGACATGCCGAACGACATCCCGATGTTCGCCTGGGCACAGCGGGGTGTGGCAATGGCCAATGCGCATGAGGATCTGAAGGCCGTGGCCCAGGAGATCACCGCGTCCAACGAGGACGACGGCATCGCTGTGGTGCTGGAGCGGCTGCTCTAG
- a CDS encoding ABC transporter permease yields MYDPTVARLTYRALLGRRRAAILFVLPALLVIIAVAVRAFAGADDQVASDVLGGFAIATMVPLIGVIAGTGAIGPEIDDGSIVYLLAKPVKRPTIIFTKLIVAIAVTMVFSALPTLIAGLILNGNGQQIAVAYTIAALVASIAYSSLFLLLGTVSRHAVVFGLVYALVWEALFGTLVPGARTLSVQQWSLAVAEKVGGSGAITSDVGLPVATVLLVAVTVVATWYAGQKLRTLKLAGEE; encoded by the coding sequence ATGTACGACCCCACAGTCGCCCGGCTCACCTACCGGGCCCTGCTCGGCCGGCGCCGGGCCGCCATCCTCTTCGTCCTGCCGGCGCTGCTGGTGATCATCGCCGTGGCGGTGCGGGCTTTCGCCGGAGCCGATGACCAGGTCGCCTCGGATGTGCTGGGCGGCTTCGCCATCGCCACGATGGTGCCGCTCATCGGCGTGATCGCCGGAACCGGAGCCATCGGTCCAGAGATCGACGACGGATCGATCGTCTATCTGCTGGCCAAGCCGGTGAAGCGGCCGACGATCATCTTCACCAAGCTGATCGTGGCCATCGCCGTCACGATGGTCTTCTCCGCACTGCCCACGCTGATCGCCGGGCTGATCCTCAACGGGAACGGCCAGCAGATCGCGGTGGCTTACACCATCGCGGCGCTGGTCGCCTCGATCGCGTACAGCTCGCTGTTCCTGCTGCTGGGCACCGTCAGCCGGCACGCGGTCGTCTTCGGCCTCGTCTACGCGCTGGTGTGGGAAGCCCTGTTCGGCACCCTGGTGCCGGGGGCGCGCACGCTCAGCGTTCAGCAGTGGTCCCTCGCGGTTGCCGAGAAGGTCGGCGGGTCCGGCGCGATCACCTCCGATGTCGGGCTGCCGGTCGCGACGGTCCTGCTGGTGGCGGTCACTGTGGTGGCGACCTGGTACGCAGGCCAGAAGCTGCGCACACTGAAGCTGGCCGGCGAGGAGTGA
- a CDS encoding ABC transporter ATP-binding protein translates to MTTIEIDHTSRWFGNVVAVNDVSMTVGPGVTGLLGPNGAGKSTLINMMAGFLAPSTGTVTLDGRPIWRNEAVYKEIGIVPEREGMYDFLTGREFVVANAELQGLGDAAAQKALATVEMEYAQDRKISTYSKGMRQRVKMASALVHEPSVLLLDEPFNGMDPRQRMQLMALLRRMGAEGRTVLFSSHILEEVEQLASHIEVIVAGRHAASGDFRKIRRLMTDRPHRYLVRSSDDRALAAALIADPSTAGIEVDLGEQALRIQAVDFGRFTELLPKVARDHGIRLLTVSPSDESLESVFSYLVAA, encoded by the coding sequence GTGACCACCATCGAGATCGACCACACCTCGCGCTGGTTCGGCAATGTGGTCGCCGTCAACGACGTGAGCATGACGGTGGGCCCGGGCGTCACCGGGTTGCTCGGCCCCAACGGCGCGGGAAAGTCCACGCTGATCAATATGATGGCCGGTTTCCTCGCCCCGTCGACCGGCACGGTCACGCTCGACGGCCGGCCGATCTGGCGCAATGAAGCGGTGTACAAGGAGATCGGGATCGTGCCGGAACGGGAAGGGATGTACGACTTCCTGACCGGTCGCGAATTCGTCGTCGCCAATGCGGAACTGCAGGGACTCGGCGATGCGGCGGCGCAGAAGGCGCTGGCCACGGTCGAGATGGAGTACGCGCAGGACCGCAAGATCTCGACGTACAGCAAGGGCATGCGCCAGCGCGTGAAGATGGCGTCCGCCCTGGTCCACGAACCGTCGGTGCTGCTGCTCGACGAGCCGTTCAACGGGATGGACCCGCGCCAGCGGATGCAGCTGATGGCGCTGCTGCGGCGGATGGGGGCGGAGGGCCGTACCGTGCTCTTCTCCTCCCACATCCTGGAAGAGGTCGAACAACTCGCCTCGCACATCGAGGTGATCGTGGCGGGACGGCACGCGGCATCCGGTGACTTCCGGAAGATCCGCCGGCTGATGACGGACCGTCCGCACCGCTATCTCGTACGTTCCAGCGACGACCGCGCCCTCGCTGCCGCGCTCATCGCCGACCCGTCGACCGCCGGTATCGAGGTGGACCTGGGCGAACAGGCCCTGCGTATCCAGGCGGTCGACTTCGGACGCTTCACCGAGTTGCTGCCGAAGGTCGCACGTGACCACGGAATTCGCCTTCTGACCGTTTCGCCGTCCGATGAGTCCCTCGAATCGGTCTTTTCCTATCTCGTAGCGGCCTGA
- a CDS encoding ABC transporter permease — protein sequence MSTETGAVSGSETSRIHNIGYRSYDGTRLGRSYARRSLYSQSLRGSFGLGRSAKSKVLPMLLFGVMCMVAAIIVAVAIAAPGATALPIKYTAFAIYLQAVIGLFLAAQAPQSVSRDLRFKSVPLYFSRPIERVDYVVAKLTAMASALFILTGAPLVILYVGALLGKFDFAEQTKGFGQGLVSVALLSVLFAGLGLVMAALTPRRGFGVAAVIAVLTISYGAVSTVQAIAWQTGSAGAIEWLGLFSPITLIGGVQTAFLGANSAFPGAEGPGAGAGVVYLFVVLALVAGSYAVLMRRYRRVGL from the coding sequence ATGAGCACTGAGACCGGAGCCGTGAGCGGGAGCGAGACCTCCCGGATCCACAACATCGGGTACCGCTCCTACGACGGCACGCGGCTGGGACGCAGCTATGCGCGGCGCTCGCTCTACTCGCAGTCCCTGCGGGGTTCCTTCGGACTGGGGCGTTCCGCGAAGTCCAAGGTGCTGCCGATGCTGCTGTTCGGTGTGATGTGCATGGTCGCGGCGATCATCGTCGCGGTCGCCATCGCCGCCCCGGGGGCCACGGCTCTGCCGATCAAGTACACGGCGTTCGCGATCTATCTGCAGGCCGTCATCGGACTCTTCCTCGCCGCGCAGGCACCGCAGTCCGTCTCCCGTGACCTGCGCTTCAAGAGCGTGCCGCTGTACTTCTCGCGGCCGATCGAGCGGGTCGACTATGTCGTCGCGAAGCTGACGGCCATGGCGTCCGCGCTCTTCATCCTCACCGGGGCGCCGCTCGTCATCCTCTATGTGGGCGCACTGCTGGGGAAGTTCGACTTCGCCGAGCAGACCAAGGGGTTCGGGCAGGGGCTGGTTTCGGTGGCGCTGCTGTCCGTGCTCTTCGCCGGACTGGGCCTGGTGATGGCCGCGCTGACACCGCGCCGCGGTTTCGGTGTCGCCGCGGTGATCGCCGTACTGACCATCTCCTACGGCGCGGTCTCCACGGTCCAGGCCATTGCCTGGCAGACGGGTTCAGCGGGGGCCATCGAGTGGCTGGGGCTCTTCTCCCCCATCACGCTGATCGGCGGTGTGCAGACCGCGTTCCTCGGGGCCAATTCGGCCTTCCCCGGAGCGGAAGGTCCGGGGGCTGGGGCCGGCGTGGTCTATCTGTTCGTTGTTCTCGCGCTCGTCGCCGGCTCGTACGCCGTACTGATGCGCCGCTACCGGAGGGTCGGGCTGTGA
- a CDS encoding ABC transporter ATP-binding protein yields MTALDRLSLDIGPGVTGLVGSNGAGKSTLIKILLGLSPATEGRAAVLGLDVATNGAAIRERVGYMPEHDCLPPDVSATEFVVHMARMSGLPPTAARERTADTLRHVGLYEERYRPIGGYSTGMKQRVKLAQALVHDPQLVLLDEPTNGLDPVGRDEMLGLIRRVHTDFGISVLVTSHLLGELERTCDHVVVIDGGTLLRSSSTSDFTQTTTTLAVEVTDSDTHPDGTDALRQVLTRAGVNLVGHDGLDGQGLPGAGHILLVEATGEETYDIVRDSVAGLGLGLVRMEQRRHHIAEVFRTEEAPHAAAVTQTVSAVVGAVQQKGSGRDEH; encoded by the coding sequence GTGACCGCGCTTGACCGGCTCTCCTTGGACATCGGACCCGGTGTGACCGGCCTGGTGGGTTCCAATGGGGCCGGCAAGTCCACATTGATCAAGATCCTGCTGGGTCTGTCCCCCGCCACCGAAGGCCGGGCCGCGGTGCTCGGACTCGACGTCGCCACCAATGGCGCCGCCATCCGGGAACGGGTCGGCTACATGCCCGAGCACGACTGCCTCCCGCCGGACGTCTCGGCCACCGAGTTCGTCGTCCACATGGCGCGGATGTCCGGACTGCCGCCGACGGCAGCGCGCGAGCGCACCGCCGACACACTGCGCCACGTCGGTCTGTACGAGGAGCGCTACCGCCCCATCGGCGGCTACTCGACCGGCATGAAGCAGCGCGTGAAACTGGCCCAGGCACTGGTCCACGACCCGCAGCTGGTCCTCCTCGACGAGCCGACGAACGGCCTCGACCCGGTCGGCCGTGACGAGATGCTCGGGCTGATCCGCCGCGTACACACGGACTTCGGCATCTCGGTCCTGGTCACCTCGCACCTCCTGGGCGAGCTGGAACGCACCTGCGACCATGTCGTCGTCATCGATGGCGGCACACTTCTGCGCTCCAGTTCCACCAGCGACTTCACGCAGACCACCACGACCCTCGCGGTCGAGGTCACCGACAGCGACACCCACCCGGACGGCACCGACGCGCTGCGTCAGGTCCTCACCCGGGCCGGCGTCAACCTCGTGGGCCACGACGGTCTCGACGGGCAGGGGCTGCCCGGTGCGGGCCACATCCTGCTGGTCGAGGCGACCGGCGAGGAGACGTACGACATCGTGCGCGACAGCGTCGCCGGGCTCGGGCTCGGTCTCGTACGGATGGAGCAGCGGCGCCACCACATCGCCGAGGTCTTCCGTACCGAAGAGGCACCGCACGCCGCAGCCGTCACGCAGACCGTGTCCGCGGTTGTCGGGGCCGTACAGCAGAAGGGGAGCGGTCGTGATGAGCACTGA
- a CDS encoding M24 family metallopeptidase — protein MTSAVKDEPAPELRGFREVQRLAYDCAEAVAARLTPGVTEREAARMQRDWLRERGVRDWFHLPFAWFGDRTAFAGFKVPLQFFPTNRKLEPGMAFILDMAPVYKGFTADIGYSGCLGLSPLHDKLLADLEVHRELILREVRERRSLREIYEDVERLMIKQGYVNRHRAYPFGVIAHKIDRVAEHRWSPRVYGFGTQSLKGLMSDALHGHRDGWSPLWSPYRFSDHPPQPGLWAVEPHLGFRGTGAKFEEILVVTDSKDPEQSAFWLDDDLPHVRRWAEERVAA, from the coding sequence ATGACTTCGGCAGTGAAGGACGAACCGGCCCCGGAGCTGCGGGGGTTCAGAGAAGTACAACGTCTCGCGTACGACTGCGCCGAGGCGGTCGCCGCCCGGCTCACGCCGGGGGTGACCGAGCGCGAGGCCGCCCGCATGCAGCGCGACTGGCTGCGCGAGCGCGGGGTGCGGGACTGGTTCCACCTCCCCTTCGCCTGGTTCGGGGACCGCACGGCGTTCGCCGGCTTCAAGGTGCCCCTTCAGTTCTTCCCGACCAACCGGAAGCTGGAGCCGGGGATGGCGTTCATCCTCGACATGGCCCCGGTGTACAAGGGCTTCACAGCGGACATCGGCTACTCCGGCTGTCTCGGGCTCAGTCCCCTGCACGACAAGCTCCTGGCCGATCTGGAAGTCCACCGTGAGCTGATTCTGCGCGAGGTGCGGGAGCGGCGTTCGCTGCGCGAGATCTACGAGGACGTCGAACGCCTGATGATCAAACAGGGGTACGTCAACAGACATCGCGCCTACCCCTTCGGCGTCATCGCCCACAAGATCGACCGCGTCGCCGAGCACCGCTGGTCCCCTCGTGTGTACGGCTTCGGCACCCAGTCGCTCAAGGGCCTGATGAGCGACGCGCTGCACGGACACCGGGACGGCTGGTCGCCGCTGTGGAGTCCGTACCGCTTCTCCGACCATCCGCCGCAGCCCGGGCTGTGGGCGGTCGAACCCCACCTCGGATTCCGGGGTACGGGCGCCAAGTTCGAGGAGATCCTGGTGGTCACCGACTCCAAGGACCCCGAACAGAGCGCCTTCTGGCTGGACGACGATCTGCCGCATGTGCGGCGCTGGGCCGAGGAGAGGGTGGCGGCATGA
- a CDS encoding SDR family oxidoreductase, with the protein MSLPGARERRVHTGGIDLCVAELGDEGRPTIVLVHGYPDSKEVWTDIAGQLADQWHVVLYDVRGHGRSTAPAPLRGGFTLEKLTDDFLAVADAVSPDRPVHLVGHDWGSVQSWEFVTVKRTEGRIASFTSMSGPSLDHFGHWIKQRMNRPTPRRVGQLLGQGAKSWYVYMLHTPILPELAWRGPLGKQWPWILQRLEKVPAGDYPTPSLPNDAAHGAWLYRDNVRARLRRPRTDAYAHVPVQLITPTGDIFLSENLYDQLEMWVPQLVRRSLPGKHWVPRTRPDRLASWISEFVAANEAAREDDRPVQDTVPTGAYADRFGGQLVLVTGAAGGIGRATAFAFAEAGARVVAVDRDAEGAARTAEMARLIGSPAAWGEAVDVSDEQAMEKLAEKVATEYGIVDVLVNNAGIGLSGSFLETTSEDWKNVLDVNLWGVIHGCRIFGKQMAERGQGGHIVNTASAAAYQPSRALPAYSTSKAAVLMLSECLRAELADRSIGVSAICPGIVNTNITATTHFAGADAAEEKRLQKRTSRLYGLRNYPPERVADAILKAVVRNQAVVPVTPEARGARLLSRFSPGALRGIARLKPPL; encoded by the coding sequence ATGAGCCTGCCGGGAGCGCGCGAGCGCCGGGTGCATACGGGCGGAATCGATCTCTGTGTCGCCGAGTTGGGCGACGAGGGACGGCCGACGATCGTCCTCGTGCACGGCTACCCGGACAGCAAGGAAGTCTGGACGGATATCGCCGGGCAACTGGCCGACCAGTGGCACGTCGTGCTGTACGACGTGCGCGGGCACGGCCGTTCCACAGCGCCGGCCCCCCTGCGCGGCGGCTTCACCCTGGAGAAGCTCACCGATGACTTCCTGGCCGTCGCCGACGCTGTGAGCCCGGACCGGCCGGTGCATCTGGTCGGGCATGACTGGGGGTCTGTCCAGTCCTGGGAGTTCGTCACGGTCAAGCGGACCGAGGGCCGGATCGCCTCGTTCACCTCGATGTCCGGGCCTTCCCTGGACCATTTCGGGCACTGGATCAAGCAGCGGATGAACCGGCCCACCCCGCGCCGGGTCGGCCAGCTGCTCGGCCAAGGCGCCAAGTCCTGGTACGTCTACATGCTGCATACGCCGATCCTGCCCGAGCTTGCCTGGCGCGGCCCGCTCGGCAAGCAGTGGCCGTGGATTCTCCAGCGACTGGAGAAGGTGCCCGCGGGTGACTATCCGACGCCCTCACTGCCCAACGATGCGGCGCACGGCGCCTGGCTCTACCGCGACAACGTCCGGGCCCGGCTGCGCAGGCCCCGTACCGACGCCTATGCGCATGTACCGGTCCAGCTGATCACGCCGACCGGCGACATCTTCCTGTCGGAGAACCTGTACGACCAACTGGAAATGTGGGTCCCCCAGTTGGTACGCCGCTCCCTGCCGGGCAAGCACTGGGTGCCGCGTACCAGGCCGGACCGGCTCGCCTCCTGGATCAGTGAGTTCGTGGCAGCCAACGAGGCGGCGCGGGAGGACGACCGGCCGGTGCAGGACACCGTGCCGACCGGGGCGTACGCGGACCGGTTCGGCGGACAGCTGGTCCTTGTGACGGGCGCGGCAGGCGGCATCGGTCGTGCCACCGCTTTCGCCTTCGCCGAGGCGGGCGCACGGGTGGTGGCCGTGGACCGGGACGCGGAGGGAGCGGCCAGGACGGCGGAGATGGCCCGGCTGATCGGCTCCCCGGCAGCCTGGGGCGAAGCGGTCGACGTCAGTGACGAACAGGCGATGGAGAAACTCGCCGAGAAGGTCGCCACCGAGTACGGCATCGTCGACGTCCTGGTCAACAACGCAGGGATCGGCCTGTCCGGCTCCTTCCTGGAGACCACGAGCGAGGACTGGAAGAATGTCCTCGACGTCAATCTGTGGGGTGTCATCCATGGCTGCCGGATCTTCGGCAAGCAGATGGCCGAACGCGGCCAGGGTGGCCATATTGTCAACACGGCTTCCGCCGCCGCCTATCAGCCTTCCCGGGCGCTGCCCGCGTACAGCACTTCCAAGGCGGCCGTGCTGATGCTCAGCGAGTGTCTGCGGGCCGAGCTCGCCGACCGGTCGATCGGGGTCAGCGCGATCTGTCCTGGCATCGTCAACACGAACATCACCGCTACGACGCACTTTGCGGGTGCCGACGCCGCGGAGGAGAAGCGTCTGCAGAAGCGGACCAGCCGGCTGTACGGGCTGCGCAACTATCCGCCGGAGAGGGTCGCCGACGCGATTCTCAAGGCAGTGGTGCGCAACCAGGCCGTCGTGCCGGTGACACCGGAGGCCCGCGGCGCCCGGTTGCTGTCCCGGTTCAGTCCCGGTGCGCTGCGCGGGATCGCCCGGCTGAAGCCGCCGCTGTGA
- a CDS encoding MerR family transcriptional regulator, translated as MSGPGQSSAVVGRSATEYRIEDLAHASGATVRTIRAYQDRGLLPTPERRGRANVYRDTHLARLGQIADLLDRGYTLASIKELLEAWDTGRGLGGVLGLVAEVHGPWTDEQADRITRSELNTRFGGSPDDEAVAEAVELGVLERIPGRDDEFLVPSPQELAVAVELYAAGVPLSAISAHLRELRCQVEQIASRFLEFTTEHVFARYLGHRPTTDSDAAEAAAMVRRLRPLAQQTVDAELARAMRTFATRHLQHHLGSDTPLTSEASTPMTRQVDLPSETIRSVERLVGPENVSAFVAAAAERELQSRTLDALVSSTNEVTHIAQSG; from the coding sequence GTGAGTGGACCCGGGCAGTCGTCCGCGGTGGTCGGCCGGTCCGCCACCGAGTACCGGATCGAGGACCTGGCGCATGCGAGCGGCGCCACGGTCCGTACGATCCGCGCCTACCAGGACCGCGGCCTGCTGCCGACGCCCGAACGGCGCGGCCGGGCCAATGTGTACCGGGACACCCACCTCGCCCGGCTCGGGCAGATCGCCGATCTGCTGGATCGCGGATACACCCTGGCCAGCATCAAGGAACTCCTGGAGGCGTGGGACACGGGCCGTGGTCTGGGCGGGGTGCTCGGGCTCGTCGCCGAGGTGCACGGCCCCTGGACGGACGAGCAGGCCGACCGGATCACCCGGTCCGAGCTGAACACCAGGTTCGGCGGCAGCCCGGACGACGAGGCGGTCGCCGAGGCGGTGGAGCTCGGCGTACTCGAACGCATCCCGGGACGGGACGACGAGTTCCTGGTTCCGAGCCCTCAAGAGCTGGCGGTGGCCGTCGAGTTGTACGCAGCCGGTGTGCCGCTCAGCGCAATTTCGGCCCATCTGAGGGAACTTCGCTGCCAGGTCGAGCAGATCGCCTCGCGCTTCCTGGAGTTCACCACGGAGCACGTCTTCGCGCGCTATCTCGGTCATCGCCCGACGACGGACTCCGACGCGGCAGAAGCGGCCGCCATGGTGCGCAGACTGCGTCCGCTCGCCCAGCAGACGGTGGACGCCGAACTGGCGCGTGCAATGAGGACGTTCGCCACCAGACATCTGCAGCACCATCTTGGCTCCGACACCCCGCTCACCTCGGAGGCCTCGACCCCCATGACGCGCCAGGTGGATCTGCCATCCGAGACGATCCGCTCCGTAGAACGACTGGTTGGTCCGGAGAACGTGTCCGCGTTCGTCGCGGCAGCGGCAGAACGCGAGTTGCAGTCAAGGACATTGGATGCACTTGTCTCATCCACCAATGAAGTAACGCACATTGCCCAAAGCGGTTGA
- a CDS encoding RNA 2'-phosphotransferase produces the protein MDDRRTIKVSKYLSKHLRHQPERIGITLDANGWVTIDELLRATARNNFPITPAELDHVVAANDKQRFAVEDGRIRASQGHTVPVDLALPPAEPPMYLYHGTVGRVLDAIRSEGLRPMARTHVHLSPDRETATRVGARRGRPVVLSVDAAAMHRAGHTFYVSANGVWLTAAVPPAFLRFRD, from the coding sequence ATGGACGACAGACGCACCATCAAGGTGTCCAAATACCTTTCGAAACACCTGCGCCACCAGCCGGAGCGGATCGGAATCACGCTCGACGCCAACGGCTGGGTGACGATCGACGAACTGCTGCGCGCCACGGCCCGCAACAACTTCCCCATCACCCCGGCCGAACTCGACCACGTCGTCGCCGCCAACGACAAGCAGCGCTTCGCCGTCGAGGACGGCCGCATTCGTGCGAGCCAGGGCCACACCGTCCCGGTCGATCTCGCTCTCCCGCCGGCCGAGCCGCCCATGTACCTCTACCACGGCACGGTGGGCCGCGTGCTGGACGCGATCCGCAGCGAGGGTCTGCGCCCCATGGCCCGCACACACGTCCATCTCTCGCCCGACCGCGAGACGGCGACCAGGGTCGGCGCCCGGCGCGGCCGCCCCGTCGTCCTGTCGGTGGACGCGGCCGCGATGCACCGCGCGGGCCACACCTTCTATGTCAGCGCCAACGGAGTCTGGCTCACCGCTGCCGTACCGCCCGCATTCCTGCGTTTCCGCGACTGA
- a CDS encoding LLM class flavin-dependent oxidoreductase, translating to MRLSTVILPIHRWSEGQKVWQHAEELGFHAAYTYDHLAWRTFRDGPWFGAVPTLTAAAAATQRLRLGTLVTSPNFRHPVTLAKDLITLDDVSDGRVTLGIGAGGNGFDATTLRRSDEEPWTPRERADHFDEFVPLLDQLLREPSVTHEGRFYAANEARNIPGCVQRPRLPFAVAATGPRGMKLAAQYGQAWVTTGDPKLYEAGTPEQSVEAIRGQLTKLGTACESIGRDVGELDKILLTGFTPDRPLQSFDAFVDFAGTHFALGFTEIVIHSPIPDSDFAADEKVFERIATEGLAQLGR from the coding sequence ATGCGTCTGAGCACTGTGATTCTGCCCATCCACCGCTGGAGCGAGGGCCAAAAGGTCTGGCAGCACGCCGAAGAGCTGGGGTTCCACGCCGCCTACACCTACGACCATCTGGCCTGGCGGACCTTCCGCGACGGGCCGTGGTTCGGCGCGGTACCGACCCTCACCGCCGCGGCCGCCGCCACCCAGCGGCTGCGCCTGGGCACCCTCGTCACCTCCCCCAACTTCCGGCACCCCGTCACGCTCGCCAAGGACCTCATCACGCTGGACGACGTCTCCGACGGACGCGTCACCCTCGGCATCGGCGCGGGCGGCAACGGCTTCGATGCCACGACGCTGCGCCGGAGCGACGAGGAGCCGTGGACCCCGCGCGAACGGGCCGACCACTTCGATGAGTTCGTACCACTGCTCGACCAGCTGCTGCGCGAGCCCTCGGTGACGCACGAAGGCCGGTTCTACGCGGCGAACGAGGCCCGGAACATCCCCGGCTGTGTGCAGCGGCCCCGGCTTCCGTTCGCAGTGGCCGCCACCGGGCCGCGCGGGATGAAGCTCGCCGCGCAGTACGGCCAGGCCTGGGTCACCACGGGCGACCCGAAGCTGTACGAAGCGGGGACCCCGGAGCAGTCCGTTGAGGCCATCCGCGGGCAGCTCACCAAGCTGGGCACGGCCTGCGAGTCCATCGGCCGGGATGTCGGCGAGCTGGACAAGATCCTTCTCACCGGTTTCACGCCGGACCGCCCACTGCAGTCCTTCGACGCCTTCGTGGATTTCGCGGGCACACACTTCGCACTGGGCTTCACGGAGATCGTCATTCACTCGCCGATCCCGGACTCCGACTTCGCGGCGGACGAGAAGGTCTTCGAGCGTATCGCCACCGAGGGCCTTGCCCAGCTCGGACGCTGA
- a CDS encoding Cof-type HAD-IIB family hydrolase — translation MTSATESPSPAAPRLIATDLDGTLLRDDKTVSDRTVAALAAAEEAGIEVFFVTGRPARWMDVVSDHVHGHGLAICANGAAVADLHADGKLVKVRPLERGIALDVVHTLRAAAPGASFAVELTTGIHYEPAYPPFNLDPGATVAIAEKLLHEETPGTGAPVLKLLAHHAELAPDDFLALARTAAGHRASFTRSSPTALLEVSGPGVSKASTLALCCAERGISPAEVVAFGDMPNDVEMLRWAGTSYAMGNAHPAAIAAASGRTATNGDDGVAVVIERILTERRTAGAAR, via the coding sequence GTGACCTCAGCTACCGAATCGCCCTCTCCTGCCGCTCCCCGGCTGATCGCCACCGACCTGGACGGCACCCTGCTGCGCGACGACAAGACCGTCTCGGACCGTACGGTCGCCGCGCTCGCCGCCGCCGAGGAGGCCGGTATCGAGGTCTTCTTCGTCACTGGACGCCCGGCCCGCTGGATGGATGTCGTCAGCGATCACGTCCACGGACACGGCCTGGCGATCTGCGCGAACGGTGCCGCGGTCGCGGATCTGCATGCGGACGGCAAGTTGGTCAAGGTCCGTCCGCTGGAGCGCGGCATCGCCCTCGACGTCGTGCACACACTGCGCGCCGCCGCCCCCGGCGCCTCCTTCGCCGTCGAACTGACCACCGGCATCCACTACGAACCGGCCTACCCGCCCTTCAACCTGGACCCGGGTGCCACCGTCGCCATCGCCGAGAAGCTGCTCCACGAGGAGACACCCGGTACCGGCGCCCCCGTGCTGAAGCTCCTCGCCCACCACGCCGAACTGGCCCCGGACGACTTCCTCGCCCTGGCCCGTACGGCAGCCGGCCACCGAGCCTCCTTCACCCGGTCCAGCCCCACGGCCCTGCTGGAAGTCAGCGGCCCCGGAGTCTCCAAAGCCAGCACCCTGGCGCTCTGCTGCGCCGAGCGCGGCATCTCGCCCGCCGAGGTCGTCGCCTTCGGCGACATGCCCAACGACGTGGAGATGCTGCGCTGGGCCGGCACGTCGTACGCGATGGGCAACGCCCACCCCGCCGCAATCGCCGCCGCCTCCGGCCGGACCGCCACCAACGGCGACGACGGCGTCGCGGTAGTCATCGAGCGGATCCTCACCGAGCGCCGGACGGCCGGCGCGGCACGCTGA